A region from the Hyalangium gracile genome encodes:
- a CDS encoding cysteine desulfurase family protein: MPSSEQPIYLDYNATTPVAPEVLEAMLPYLRGEFGNPSSTHPYGRRAREAVDQARAQVAALLGARAEEIFFTSGGTEANNLAIRGVAQARPERRHVLTSTIEHPATERLCRHLERQGWAVSRAAVDAEGRVRVDEATAALRKDTALVTLIHANNETGVLQPVRELAALARAQGALVHTDAAQSVGKVPVDVDGLGVDLLTVVGHKLYAPKGVGALYVRQGTRLEPLALGGGQEHGLRPGTENVPYIVGLGAACELARGRLGKDTERLVELRERLWWRLQAEVPGMRLTGHPTQRLPNTLNVRFPGARGSAVLAGAPEVAASTGSACHEGGETASSILLAMGIAPEEALGAVRLTLGHATTSEEVDVAASALARAWRAATGGGER; this comes from the coding sequence ATGCCGAGCTCCGAGCAACCCATCTACCTGGACTACAACGCCACCACGCCGGTGGCGCCCGAGGTGCTGGAGGCGATGCTGCCGTACCTGCGCGGCGAGTTCGGCAACCCGTCCAGCACCCACCCCTACGGCCGCCGCGCCAGGGAGGCGGTGGACCAGGCGCGGGCCCAGGTGGCGGCACTCCTGGGCGCGCGCGCGGAGGAGATCTTCTTCACCTCCGGCGGCACCGAGGCCAACAACCTGGCCATCCGCGGGGTGGCGCAGGCGCGGCCCGAGCGCCGGCACGTGCTCACCTCCACCATCGAGCACCCCGCCACGGAGCGGCTCTGTCGCCACCTGGAGCGCCAGGGCTGGGCGGTGTCTCGCGCGGCCGTGGACGCCGAGGGCCGGGTGCGCGTGGACGAGGCCACCGCCGCGCTTCGCAAGGACACGGCGCTGGTGACGCTGATCCACGCCAACAACGAGACGGGAGTGCTGCAGCCGGTGAGGGAGCTGGCGGCCCTGGCGCGCGCGCAGGGGGCGCTGGTGCACACGGACGCGGCGCAGTCGGTGGGCAAGGTGCCGGTGGACGTGGATGGGCTCGGGGTGGATCTGCTGACGGTGGTGGGACACAAGCTGTACGCGCCCAAGGGCGTGGGCGCGCTCTACGTGCGACAGGGGACGCGGCTCGAGCCGCTCGCGCTCGGCGGCGGACAGGAGCACGGGCTGCGGCCGGGCACGGAGAATGTGCCGTACATCGTCGGCCTGGGCGCCGCGTGCGAGCTGGCGCGCGGCCGGCTGGGCAAGGACACCGAGCGGCTGGTGGAGCTGCGCGAGCGGCTCTGGTGGCGGCTGCAGGCGGAGGTGCCCGGCATGCGGCTCACCGGGCACCCCACGCAGCGGCTGCCCAACACACTCAACGTCCGGTTCCCTGGAGCGCGAGGGAGCGCGGTGCTGGCCGGAGCGCCGGAGGTGGCGGCCTCCACGGGCTCGGCGTGCCACGAGGGCGGAGAGACGGCCTCCTCCATCCTGCTGGCCATGGGCATTGCGCCGGAGGAGGCGCTGGGCGCGGTGCGGCTCACGCTGGGCCACGCCACCACGTCGGAGGAGGTGGACGTGGCGGCCTCGGCCCTGGCTCGGGCGTGGCGTGCGGCCACGGGCGGAGGCGAGCGCTGA
- a CDS encoding lysyl oxidase family protein, with the protein MHLRRALVLVSLVAMTGCDDDDPTPAPEEKGPFLSQEPLWTLEKDTQNGASCFGTSIGLGDFNGDGRKDLVAALPGCGTLAARSMGRVGIHAGAESFFSQEAVSAEVRWQNTSPNTSGRGLTVAVGNVDGDGFADLLVRGLYGAQLFTGKADLGAMLAEPAFRVPGNGIFSNAFLSDVNGDGRDDIVNLRGGMASIYLSTPQAAEGPFTLARSLPAFTAIAVRDTNGDGAADLVIEYEGESSLYLGCKQGSALTCEGPLSAEPVWKSSRSIQATFPDQNGDGHVEYFIGDAMDGRMWLHFSEGATGAPSAVATWAVGGDPVFPGFGRHVIPMGDLDGNGQGSEFLITALGRMYLYTPEQGISADLRPTWAWPASDGFQEKQQGLRSFIPLRAGDLDGDGLEDLVVGMPPLPQSTEPGRVVVFNGGKVPRDTTAPFLPEKRNCVTATSGKPDITVDGDVLGRSLYLERKHFSETSCEMLEGCVSGTGERRLLRFSVSIPNFGSGQVRIPGVSRDPSLYQYDSCHAHDHLIGFASYELRDSLGIVTATGRKQGFYLIDFHPYCMDAAAPAEILDDDLVISPGWSDIYTSDLPCQWLDVTDVADGTYSLRVSVDNQNIIDEEDKLPNHADVKLTIQGDRVTLER; encoded by the coding sequence ATGCACCTCAGACGCGCGCTCGTCCTCGTATCCCTGGTGGCCATGACAGGCTGCGACGACGACGATCCAACGCCGGCCCCCGAGGAGAAGGGGCCCTTCCTGTCCCAGGAGCCGCTCTGGACCCTGGAGAAGGACACCCAGAACGGAGCCTCCTGCTTCGGCACCTCCATCGGGCTCGGAGACTTCAACGGAGACGGACGCAAGGACCTCGTCGCCGCGCTGCCTGGCTGCGGCACGCTGGCGGCGCGGAGCATGGGCCGCGTGGGCATCCACGCTGGCGCCGAGTCCTTCTTCTCGCAGGAGGCCGTGTCCGCCGAGGTTCGCTGGCAGAACACGAGCCCCAACACCTCCGGCCGCGGCTTGACGGTGGCCGTCGGCAACGTGGACGGAGACGGCTTCGCGGATCTGCTCGTCCGAGGCCTGTATGGCGCGCAGCTCTTCACCGGCAAGGCGGACCTGGGCGCGATGCTCGCCGAGCCTGCCTTCCGCGTGCCGGGCAACGGCATCTTCAGCAACGCCTTCCTGAGCGATGTGAACGGCGATGGACGCGATGACATCGTCAACCTCCGGGGAGGCATGGCCTCCATCTATCTCTCCACCCCCCAGGCCGCGGAGGGCCCGTTCACCCTGGCGCGCTCGCTCCCGGCCTTCACCGCGATTGCGGTGCGGGACACCAACGGGGATGGCGCGGCGGACCTGGTCATCGAGTACGAAGGCGAGTCGAGCCTCTATCTGGGCTGCAAGCAGGGCAGCGCGCTGACCTGCGAGGGGCCGCTGTCGGCCGAGCCCGTCTGGAAGAGCTCGCGCTCCATCCAGGCGACCTTCCCGGACCAGAACGGGGACGGCCATGTGGAGTACTTCATCGGTGACGCCATGGACGGGCGCATGTGGCTGCACTTCTCGGAGGGCGCCACGGGGGCGCCGTCAGCGGTGGCGACCTGGGCGGTGGGCGGCGATCCGGTCTTCCCGGGCTTCGGCCGCCACGTGATTCCCATGGGCGACCTGGATGGGAACGGCCAGGGCTCCGAGTTTCTCATCACCGCGCTGGGGCGCATGTACCTGTACACCCCGGAGCAGGGCATCTCCGCGGATCTCCGTCCCACCTGGGCGTGGCCCGCTTCGGACGGCTTCCAGGAGAAGCAGCAGGGCCTGAGGAGCTTCATCCCCCTGCGCGCCGGGGACCTGGACGGAGATGGGCTGGAGGACCTGGTCGTCGGGATGCCTCCGCTTCCGCAGTCCACGGAGCCGGGGCGGGTGGTCGTCTTCAACGGAGGCAAGGTGCCCAGGGACACGACGGCGCCGTTCCTGCCCGAGAAGCGCAACTGCGTCACGGCCACCAGCGGCAAGCCGGACATCACGGTGGATGGCGACGTGCTGGGCCGCTCGCTCTACCTGGAGCGGAAGCACTTCAGCGAGACGTCCTGCGAGATGCTCGAGGGCTGCGTGAGCGGCACCGGCGAGCGGCGCCTGCTGCGCTTCAGCGTCTCCATTCCCAACTTCGGCTCCGGGCAGGTGCGCATCCCCGGCGTGTCGAGAGACCCGTCGCTGTACCAGTACGACTCGTGCCATGCGCATGACCACCTGATCGGCTTCGCCAGCTACGAATTGCGCGACTCGCTGGGCATCGTGACGGCCACCGGGCGCAAGCAGGGCTTCTACCTGATCGACTTCCACCCCTACTGCATGGACGCCGCGGCCCCCGCGGAGATCCTCGACGACGACCTGGTCATCTCTCCGGGCTGGTCGGACATCTACACCTCGGACCTGCCATGCCAGTGGCTGGACGTGACGGACGTGGCGGATGGCACGTACTCGTTGCGCGTGTCGGTGGACAACCAGAACATCATCGATGAGGAAGACAAGCTGCCCAACCACGCGGACGTGAAGCTGACCATTCAGGGAGACAGAGTGACGCTGGAGCGCTAG
- a CDS encoding carbonic anhydrase, producing the protein MSKPFVAKTPYEATHPTVLAVYCSDGRFTDAVEELAQHLGHERIDTLTLPGGPGLLNRWSADYLESDMVTRAANFLIQGHHIVEVLLLAHAGCGYYQSRHGALGADFVAEQQLKDLEAAAEELRKAHPGIEVHKYFVRPQGKKITFEALDSSES; encoded by the coding sequence ATGTCCAAGCCCTTCGTCGCGAAGACGCCTTACGAGGCCACCCACCCCACCGTGCTCGCCGTGTACTGCTCGGATGGGCGCTTCACGGATGCCGTGGAGGAGCTGGCGCAGCACCTGGGGCATGAGCGCATCGACACGCTCACCCTGCCGGGCGGCCCCGGGCTGCTCAACCGCTGGTCCGCCGACTACCTGGAGAGCGACATGGTGACGCGCGCGGCGAACTTCCTCATCCAGGGCCACCACATCGTGGAGGTGCTGCTGCTGGCCCATGCGGGCTGTGGCTACTACCAGTCCCGCCACGGGGCCCTGGGCGCGGACTTCGTCGCGGAGCAGCAGCTCAAGGACCTGGAGGCCGCCGCCGAGGAGCTGCGCAAGGCCCACCCCGGCATCGAGGTCCACAAGTACTTCGTCCGCCCCCAGGGGAAGAAGATCACCTTCGAAGCACTCGACTCATCGGAGTCCTGA
- a CDS encoding MDR family MFS transporter produces the protein MDAAASSSPLAEASFAFTRAEKVFTMLGALLGMLLAALDQTIVATAGPAIQTDLAIPASLYPWLTTSYLVASTVMVPLWGKLSDVFGRRTVLVIGILIFLAGSFLCGVAWGTVPLILFRAVQGLGSAALFTSAFAVVADLFPPSERGKYQGLFGGVFGLSSVVGPLVGGFITDGFGWHWVFFINLPVGVVALAVIFLRMPSLRRPRTSRPRLDLAGAACLVLAVVPLLLALSLGRGHVAPGEAGFSWGSWQVLGLFALSIAGGVAFVIVEGRADEPVLDLRLFQGKTFALGNAAVFVIGSAFLSAVTFLPLFMVNVVGLSATRSGLTIMPLTLGVVAGNVLSGQIASRVGRYKALMLISLVVLTAAFAVMGFTLSPDSTQASVTAKMVLMGLGLGPSIPLYTLAIQNAVQPRQMGVATSTATFFRQLGSTVGVALAGVVFAHVLTTQMRERTEQASHGMVAELREYLPAGVEGAGGEGMAPGQAFHAAEVKARLHATFEARRQQAGAEPEAVARVDALEREAMAAVDRVDRAMKEAFTEATAWVYRLAIVVAIVALLLTARLPDRPLRKGPLPAPPPGE, from the coding sequence ATGGACGCCGCCGCCTCCAGCTCTCCCCTGGCCGAAGCCTCCTTCGCCTTCACTCGGGCCGAGAAGGTCTTCACCATGCTGGGCGCGCTGCTGGGGATGCTGCTGGCCGCGCTGGACCAGACCATCGTGGCCACCGCGGGGCCGGCCATCCAGACGGACCTGGCCATCCCCGCCTCGCTCTATCCGTGGCTCACCACCTCGTACCTGGTGGCCTCCACGGTGATGGTGCCGCTGTGGGGCAAGCTGTCGGACGTGTTCGGGCGCAGGACGGTGCTCGTCATCGGCATCCTCATCTTCCTCGCGGGCAGCTTCCTGTGCGGGGTGGCGTGGGGGACGGTGCCGCTCATCCTCTTCCGAGCGGTGCAGGGGCTGGGCAGCGCGGCGCTCTTCACCAGCGCCTTCGCCGTGGTGGCGGACCTGTTCCCACCCTCCGAGCGCGGCAAGTACCAGGGGCTCTTCGGCGGCGTGTTCGGCCTGTCCAGCGTGGTGGGCCCGCTGGTGGGCGGCTTCATCACGGATGGGTTCGGCTGGCACTGGGTCTTCTTCATCAACCTGCCGGTGGGCGTGGTAGCGCTGGCCGTCATCTTCCTGCGCATGCCGTCGCTGCGGCGGCCTCGCACGTCCCGGCCCCGACTGGACCTGGCCGGCGCCGCGTGCCTGGTGCTGGCGGTGGTGCCGCTGCTGCTGGCGCTGAGCCTGGGACGGGGCCACGTGGCGCCCGGCGAGGCGGGCTTCTCGTGGGGCTCGTGGCAGGTGCTGGGCCTGTTCGCCCTGTCCATCGCGGGCGGGGTGGCCTTCGTCATCGTGGAGGGGCGAGCGGATGAGCCCGTGCTCGACTTGCGGCTGTTCCAGGGCAAGACGTTCGCGCTGGGCAACGCGGCGGTGTTCGTCATCGGCTCGGCCTTCCTGTCGGCCGTCACCTTCCTGCCGCTCTTCATGGTGAACGTGGTGGGACTGTCCGCGACGCGCTCGGGGCTCACCATCATGCCGCTGACGCTGGGGGTGGTGGCCGGCAACGTGCTGTCCGGGCAGATCGCCTCGCGGGTGGGGCGCTACAAGGCGCTGATGTTGATATCGCTGGTGGTGCTCACCGCGGCGTTCGCGGTGATGGGCTTCACGCTGTCACCGGACTCCACGCAGGCCTCGGTGACGGCGAAGATGGTGCTCATGGGCCTGGGGCTGGGGCCCTCCATCCCGCTGTACACCCTGGCCATCCAGAACGCGGTGCAGCCCCGGCAGATGGGCGTGGCCACCTCGACGGCGACCTTCTTCCGGCAGCTCGGCTCGACGGTGGGCGTGGCGCTGGCGGGCGTGGTCTTCGCCCACGTGCTCACCACGCAGATGCGCGAGCGCACGGAGCAGGCCTCGCACGGAATGGTCGCGGAGCTGCGCGAGTACCTGCCCGCGGGCGTGGAGGGCGCGGGCGGTGAAGGCATGGCGCCGGGTCAGGCCTTCCACGCCGCCGAGGTGAAGGCGCGGCTGCACGCCACGTTCGAGGCGCGGAGGCAGCAGGCCGGCGCGGAGCCGGAGGCGGTTGCGCGGGTGGACGCGCTGGAGCGCGAGGCGATGGCCGCCGTGGACCGCGTGGACCGCGCGATGAAGGAGGCGTTCACCGAGGCCACCGCGTGGGTGTACCGGCTGGCCATCGTGGTGGCCATCGTGGCGCTGCTGCTGACGGCCCGGCTGCCGGACCGTCCGCTGCGCAAGGGTCCCCTGCCCGCGCCACCGCCCGGGGAGTAG